A part of Bacteroidia bacterium genomic DNA contains:
- a CDS encoding mannose-1-phosphate guanylyltransferase yields MNKNHYAVIMAGGIGSRFWPMSRNLHPKQFIDVLGTGRTLIQATFDRFREFLPLENIYVITHIDYTQDVHTQLPELQPYQILSEPARRNTAPCIAYASNKIYASNPAATLIFSPADHLVVNTTKFAEVLQGALSVCEKQDIIMTLGILPTRPDTGYGYIQFIETEDKKTKYHKVKTFTEKPDLELARTFLQTGEFLWNSGIFIFSTKSILAALKNFLPDLQNDFLKIKKHYNTDTEYTKIVDLYEKSPNISIDYAVMEKAANVYVTPASFGWSDLGTWNSLYEQSPKDYHQNAIQGNLIVYESTGNVIKIDNNKLVVIKDINDLIIVDTNDVLLICSRNQEQSIRDIVADVRKLKGEQYV; encoded by the coding sequence ATGAACAAAAACCATTATGCGGTTATTATGGCTGGCGGTATTGGCAGCCGTTTTTGGCCAATGAGCCGGAACCTGCACCCCAAACAATTTATTGATGTTTTAGGCACCGGACGCACACTCATTCAAGCAACTTTTGATCGGTTTAGGGAATTCCTTCCCTTAGAAAATATCTATGTGATTACACATATAGATTACACCCAAGATGTTCATACCCAGCTCCCTGAATTACAGCCTTATCAGATTTTATCTGAGCCTGCCCGCCGGAATACAGCACCTTGCATTGCCTATGCAAGCAACAAGATTTACGCCTCTAACCCAGCTGCTACCTTGATTTTTTCCCCAGCAGACCATTTGGTAGTCAATACCACTAAGTTTGCCGAAGTATTGCAAGGCGCATTATCCGTTTGTGAAAAGCAAGACATCATCATGACATTGGGAATATTGCCAACCCGACCGGATACCGGATACGGCTATATCCAGTTCATTGAAACCGAAGACAAAAAGACTAAGTACCATAAAGTAAAGACCTTTACAGAAAAACCTGACTTAGAATTGGCACGCACCTTTTTGCAAACAGGAGAATTTCTCTGGAATAGCGGCATTTTTATTTTCTCTACTAAAAGCATTCTCGCAGCTCTAAAAAACTTCCTGCCAGACCTTCAAAATGATTTTTTGAAAATCAAAAAGCACTACAATACAGATACCGAATACACCAAAATCGTTGATTTATACGAAAAAAGCCCCAATATTTCCATTGATTATGCTGTTATGGAAAAAGCTGCCAATGTTTATGTTACACCCGCAAGTTTTGGTTGGAGCGACCTTGGAACATGGAACTCCTTATATGAACAATCCCCCAAAGATTACCACCAAAATGCTATTCAAGGAAATTTAATCGTTTATGAAAGTACTGGCAATGTCATTAAAATTGATAATAACAAATTAGTTGTTATCAAAGATATTAATGACCTAATTATTGTAGATACCAATGATGTGTTACTTATATGCAGCCGAAACCAAGAGCAATCTATCCGCGATATTGTAGCTGATGTCAGAAAATTAAAGGGTGAACAATACGTTTAA
- a CDS encoding ABC transporter substrate-binding protein, with protein sequence MLKVIYNKLLNFFPEFLLLTSLVLLFSRCSSPTTETEYQSDQTQPAVGDCIYIHLSSDPETLHPTNYRSTDAGNITALVFPSLYTINPNKPEEFIPYLAQNPIQISDDGKTLTIEIRPEATFQDGKKITPEDIEFSFKVIMLPLINCPHLRDYFDFLENITFKAQDSHRVHFRFKKPYIQAALAIATQSILPEHIFDPKGILKKYSYQEIQKLTPKQLENTDLVEFASQYNRILANSKELTAFGAGAYHVADWISGQRIVLERITNWWGDKISEEAIKSWPQKIIYQIRTSQTSAIQAIKSKELDIYHGIKARDFAEIKQDSAILKHYIYATPETFNMTYIGFNTRPPNNRKQIFTDIKVRKAFAHLIDVDKLIQHINMGFANRIVSTVDPKHTTYYNDTLKPIQFDIEKAKALIEEAGWKDLNQDGIVEKTIQGKNVPFEVEFLLNAGNEERKKIALVLQDNAKKIGIRINIVPVDFAVYQERLAKHDFDLMYSAISRSAIQIDLFQLWHTSQWKNGGTNFTGFGSPESDNLLEKLQESTNLNDRANLFKKIQASIYQEQPCIFLTSSVNRILIHKRFRNVKVHSIAPGYSPELFWTPKNLMRCAGS encoded by the coding sequence ATGCTTAAGGTTATTTATAATAAGCTACTTAATTTTTTCCCAGAGTTTTTATTACTTACATCGCTTGTATTACTTTTTTCCCGATGTTCTTCACCAACTACTGAAACGGAATACCAATCAGACCAAACCCAGCCGGCAGTAGGCGATTGTATTTATATTCATCTTTCATCAGACCCCGAAACGTTACACCCAACAAACTACCGTTCAACAGATGCCGGCAATATAACCGCATTAGTATTCCCAAGTTTATACACAATTAACCCGAATAAGCCGGAAGAATTTATCCCTTATTTAGCCCAAAACCCTATTCAAATTTCCGATGACGGCAAAACTTTAACTATAGAAATACGCCCCGAAGCAACTTTTCAGGATGGAAAAAAAATAACTCCAGAAGACATCGAGTTTTCTTTCAAAGTAATAATGCTACCCTTAATCAACTGCCCGCATCTAAGAGACTATTTTGACTTTCTGGAAAACATCACCTTTAAAGCCCAAGATAGCCATAGGGTTCATTTCAGATTTAAAAAACCGTACATTCAGGCAGCATTAGCTATTGCCACGCAAAGTATTTTGCCGGAACATATTTTTGACCCTAAGGGAATCCTTAAAAAATATTCCTACCAAGAAATCCAAAAACTAACTCCCAAACAATTAGAAAATACTGATTTAGTGGAGTTTGCAAGCCAATACAATCGAATTTTGGCTAACAGTAAGGAACTTACGGCTTTCGGGGCAGGCGCATATCACGTAGCAGATTGGATAAGCGGGCAGCGAATTGTGTTAGAAAGAATAACAAATTGGTGGGGAGATAAAATCAGTGAAGAAGCCATAAAATCTTGGCCGCAAAAAATCATTTACCAAATAAGAACGTCCCAAACATCTGCTATTCAGGCAATTAAATCAAAAGAATTAGATATTTATCATGGAATTAAGGCGCGAGATTTTGCCGAAATAAAACAAGATTCTGCTATCTTGAAGCATTATATCTATGCGACTCCTGAAACGTTTAACATGACTTATATCGGTTTTAATACCCGACCACCAAATAACCGAAAGCAGATATTCACAGATATTAAAGTCCGGAAGGCATTCGCACATCTGATTGACGTTGATAAACTGATACAGCATATAAACATGGGTTTTGCCAATAGAATAGTTTCTACGGTTGATCCTAAACATACTACTTATTACAACGATACCTTAAAGCCAATTCAGTTTGATATAGAAAAAGCAAAAGCTCTGATAGAGGAAGCCGGCTGGAAAGACCTGAACCAAGACGGCATTGTAGAAAAAACGATTCAAGGTAAAAATGTACCCTTTGAGGTAGAGTTTTTGCTCAATGCAGGCAATGAAGAGCGTAAAAAAATAGCCTTGGTTCTGCAAGATAATGCTAAAAAAATTGGCATACGCATAAATATTGTGCCGGTAGATTTTGCCGTTTACCAAGAGCGTTTAGCGAAGCATGACTTTGATTTAATGTATAGCGCAATCAGCCGTTCTGCTATCCAGATTGACCTATTTCAGCTATGGCATACCAGCCAATGGAAAAACGGCGGAACTAATTTTACCGGATTTGGAAGCCCGGAATCTGATAATTTATTGGAAAAACTCCAAGAATCTACAAATCTAAATGACAGAGCCAACCTTTTCAAAAAGATACAAGCCTCTATTTATCAGGAACAACCATGTATTTTCTTGACTTCTTCTGTAAACCGAATATTAATTCACAAGCGTTTTCGGAATGTAAAAGTGCATAGTATTGCACCCGGATATTCTCCGGAATTATTCTGGACACCCAAAAACCTAATGCGCTGCGCAGGCAGTTAA
- a CDS encoding sigma-54 dependent transcriptional regulator, with translation MKLEQVKQRFSIIGENDRLLAAIEMAMQVAPTEVAVLVVGENGTGKDVFSKIIHQLGKRRLKPFIAINCGAIPEGTIDSELFGHEKGSFTSAYESRKGYFEEANGGVIFLDEIAEMPMATQSRLLRLLENGEFLRVGSSKVQKTDVRVVAATNKNLVEAIRLGKFREDLYFRLNAVTIQVPSLRERGKDIELLFRYFAHEFSSKYGREPVHLTPESIPSLLQYRWPGNIRELRNFVEKLTVILPNPEVDTFTLKQHLPSSNVFLPVSLSTPPAQDQFTHFADSNAILIRMLFEIKQEISELRKMISSQIRSNQNYEDDYPVSTIHSDPYLFNAESLGSTQPIPESRQLDESLSIEKKEKDLIVRALSKFKNNRKRAAAELGISERTLYRKLKSYGLED, from the coding sequence ATGAAATTAGAGCAAGTTAAGCAGCGGTTTTCTATTATAGGAGAAAACGACCGGCTGCTGGCTGCAATAGAGATGGCGATGCAAGTAGCTCCCACCGAAGTGGCCGTGTTAGTCGTAGGCGAAAACGGAACAGGAAAAGATGTCTTCTCAAAAATAATCCACCAATTAGGGAAACGCCGATTAAAGCCCTTTATCGCCATAAATTGCGGAGCTATACCGGAAGGAACTATTGATTCTGAGCTATTTGGGCACGAAAAAGGATCGTTTACCTCGGCTTATGAATCCCGAAAAGGATATTTTGAAGAAGCTAACGGCGGAGTTATTTTTTTAGATGAAATAGCCGAAATGCCAATGGCAACTCAATCCAGGCTGTTACGGCTATTAGAAAATGGAGAGTTCCTACGTGTAGGAAGCTCAAAAGTCCAAAAAACAGACGTTCGAGTAGTAGCCGCCACCAATAAAAACTTAGTAGAAGCCATACGCTTAGGGAAGTTCCGTGAAGACTTATATTTTCGGCTAAATGCCGTTACCATTCAGGTGCCGTCTTTACGCGAACGAGGTAAAGATATAGAACTCCTCTTCCGGTACTTCGCCCATGAATTTAGCTCCAAATATGGGCGAGAACCCGTTCATCTGACTCCAGAAAGCATCCCAAGCCTACTTCAATACCGTTGGCCAGGGAATATCCGAGAACTGAGAAACTTTGTAGAAAAACTGACCGTCATTTTGCCTAACCCAGAAGTAGATACCTTTACTTTAAAGCAACATTTACCGTCCAGTAACGTATTTTTACCGGTTTCTTTAAGTACCCCTCCCGCACAAGACCAATTTACGCACTTCGCAGATTCCAATGCAATATTGATACGGATGCTTTTTGAAATCAAACAAGAAATTTCCGAATTACGAAAAATGATTTCTTCGCAGATAAGATCTAACCAAAACTATGAAGATGATTATCCTGTTTCTACGATTCATTCCGATCCGTATTTATTCAATGCAGAATCCTTAGGCAGTACTCAACCCATTCCGGAAAGCCGCCAGTTAGATGAATCATTATCAATTGAAAAAAAAGAGAAAGACTTAATCGTTCGGGCACTAAGTAAGTTTAAAAATAACCGAAAACGGGCTGCTGCCGAGTTAGGTATTTCCGAAAGAACACTTTATCGCAAATTAAAATCCTATGGCTTAGAGGACTAA
- a CDS encoding RlmE family RNA methyltransferase — protein sequence MAFDPQDYYFKRAKTEDYAARSVYKLQEIHNRFRIFEIGDTVLDLGASPGSWSQYAAQLVGKNGRIVGVDLTPITLKIPNAHFIVADIREETTAQKILDTGLKIPVDVVISDMAPKTTGVKITDQSRSFELCTLALSCAQKWLKPGGNFVAKLFDGPDFNLFREELRQSFRQVEILRPKSTRKESKELFFIGLHKLSQ from the coding sequence ATGGCTTTTGACCCACAGGATTATTATTTCAAGCGAGCTAAGACAGAGGATTATGCGGCTCGGTCTGTTTACAAACTTCAGGAAATTCACAACCGTTTTCGGATATTTGAGATAGGAGACACGGTGCTGGATTTAGGGGCAAGTCCGGGTTCGTGGTCTCAGTATGCTGCCCAGTTAGTTGGAAAAAATGGCCGAATTGTAGGCGTAGATTTAACGCCCATAACCCTTAAAATTCCCAATGCACATTTTATAGTGGCAGACATTCGGGAGGAAACTACTGCGCAAAAGATATTAGATACCGGCTTAAAAATTCCGGTAGATGTTGTGATTTCCGACATGGCACCCAAAACTACTGGGGTCAAGATAACCGACCAATCTCGCTCATTTGAGCTATGTACTCTTGCGCTATCCTGCGCCCAAAAATGGCTAAAACCCGGCGGCAACTTTGTAGCCAAATTATTTGACGGTCCAGACTTTAACCTTTTTCGAGAAGAACTGCGTCAAAGTTTTCGACAAGTAGAAATCCTACGCCCAAAGTCCACCCGAAAGGAAAGTAAAGAGCTGTTTTTTATTGGATTACATAAGCTATCTCAATAA
- a CDS encoding enoyl-CoA hydratase/isomerase family protein, which yields MSNFRTILYSVQQHCCTITLNRPEKGNALHFVMIRELKEALQLAEADTTIRVVVVNAAGNTFCAGQDMEYLSKLQGYGFDENLQDSVYLLELFTKLYKYNKLVISVVQGAAIGSGATLASLADYTIATPNAYFQFSSVKYGYVPALDMIFLPIKIGEAKSRELLLIADPIPAEEAQKIGLISKVTEPENLNTVVQNLVTKISTENSMGAIEFTKRMLADLHGMTFSEASVFAAKINAHTRTTAEAKQGMNDFLNKRKPSW from the coding sequence ATGAGCAATTTTCGTACTATTTTGTATTCTGTGCAGCAGCATTGCTGCACTATCACACTAAATCGCCCAGAAAAAGGAAATGCGCTGCATTTTGTAATGATTCGGGAGTTAAAGGAAGCCTTACAACTTGCGGAAGCAGATACAACCATTCGAGTAGTGGTCGTCAATGCTGCCGGAAATACATTTTGTGCCGGCCAAGACATGGAATACCTAAGCAAATTGCAAGGATATGGCTTTGATGAAAACCTTCAAGACTCAGTTTATTTACTGGAATTATTTACCAAGTTGTATAAATACAACAAATTGGTGATTTCGGTGGTGCAGGGTGCTGCAATTGGCTCTGGAGCTACCTTAGCATCGTTAGCAGATTACACTATTGCTACCCCGAATGCTTATTTTCAATTTTCTTCCGTGAAATATGGTTACGTTCCGGCCTTAGATATGATTTTTTTACCGATAAAAATTGGCGAAGCCAAAAGCCGTGAATTACTCCTGATTGCAGACCCAATACCGGCAGAAGAAGCCCAAAAAATCGGCCTAATCAGCAAAGTAACCGAGCCGGAAAACCTAAACACAGTTGTACAAAACTTAGTAACCAAAATAAGCACAGAAAATTCTATGGGAGCTATTGAATTTACTAAGAGAATGTTAGCAGATTTACATGGTATGACTTTTTCAGAAGCCTCTGTTTTTGCAGCCAAAATAAATGCGCACACACGAACAACAGCGGAAGCCAAACAAGGTATGAATGACTTCCTAAACAAACGAAAACCTTCTTGGTAA
- a CDS encoding IS630 family transposase (programmed frameshift), translating into MIRYTIKLTKEEVEELQAIINKGSHTSQTFRTAYILLNCDEGEYSDKVTNEQISKVLKVGMRTIDRVKKKFIEEGFEQVLERRQTSRKYEIKIDGEVEAKLVALCCSEPPKGFAKWSLRLLADKMVELNYVDSISYVSVGECFKKNELKPWKVKGWVIPPEKSSEFVAHMENVLDVYKRPYNEENPVVCMDESPKQLIESKNNSPMTPGYEKREDYEYTRHGVVNIFMANEPLKSKRLVEVTQTKTKKDWAMFVKRIADEMYPEAKKITLVMDNFKTHSPSALYEMFEPQEAKRIWDRFEFVYTPKHGSWLNMAEIELHVLNHQCLNRHIAKIENIVSEVEAWQQHRNNKNGKINWQFTTNDARQKLRRLYPSIYD; encoded by the exons ATGATACGATACACGATTAAATTGACAAAGGAAGAAGTAGAGGAACTTCAGGCAATCATTAATAAAGGAAGCCATACTTCACAAACATTCCGTACTGCTTATATTCTGTTAAACTGCGATGAAGGCGAATATTCTGACAAAGTAACCAATGAACAGATTAGTAAAGTACTGAAAGTAGGGATGCGAACCATAGACAGAGTTAAGAAAAAATTTATTGAAGAGGGTTTCGAGCAAGTGCTGGAACGCAGACAGACAAGCCGAAAATATGAAATAAAGATAGACGGCGAGGTGGAAGCTAAATTGGTTGCACTATGCTGTAGCGAGCCACCCAAAGGATTTGCAAAATGGTCTTTGCGATTGTTAGCAGATAAGATGGTAGAGCTGAATTACGTGGACAGCATATCTTATGTTTCGGTTG GGGAATGTTTTAAAAAAAATGAACTTAAGCCTTGGAAAGTAAAAGGTTGGGTAATTCCACCGGAAAAAAGTAGTGAGTTTGTAGCACATATGGAAAATGTATTGGATGTTTATAAAAGACCTTACAATGAAGAAAACCCCGTTGTTTGCATGGATGAGTCACCAAAGCAATTGATAGAAAGCAAGAACAATTCTCCCATGACTCCGGGTTATGAAAAGCGGGAAGATTATGAATACACCAGACATGGTGTTGTCAATATATTTATGGCAAACGAGCCATTGAAAAGCAAACGTTTGGTTGAAGTAACGCAGACAAAAACCAAAAAAGATTGGGCAATGTTTGTAAAAAGAATAGCTGATGAAATGTATCCGGAAGCGAAGAAGATAACTTTGGTAATGGATAATTTTAAAACCCATTCCCCATCGGCATTATATGAAATGTTTGAACCGCAGGAAGCAAAACGAATTTGGGACAGGTTTGAATTTGTATATACTCCTAAACACGGAAGTTGGCTAAATATGGCAGAAATAGAATTACACGTTCTAAATCATCAATGTTTGAATAGGCATATTGCAAAAATAGAAAATATTGTCAGCGAAGTAGAGGCTTGGCAACAACACAGAAACAACAAAAATGGTAAAATCAATTGGCAATTTACAACAAACGATGCAAGGCAAAAACTCAGAAGACTTTATCCGTCAATTTACGATTAA
- a CDS encoding formylglycine-generating enzyme family protein, which yields MIQKLNVKFSLCISYLIVNLFFILNIHAQPILSKKLQKELSEFVWIDQKTEKHVVLGTHLEPEPGSKPLDLKLPEHYEPITDTFLFQSAFVSKTEVTAAQYALFLKDSLQLARNDSNAIRLLLPDCNPEVLFPNYCMPESNKLIKLTQYSQYPVVCVNYAQVSAYCTWLTNRLNRLVLSDKNTPAFSFEARIPSDLEYEFLMGKDLSAIRDNCGAFPIGLGNNPQLTESDGFMFLNPVRAFPANSLGLFGLYGNASEWAQDDLGQVIARDIQIYRAATNELRDNSLINIPTPVEDPQNYEELYTQFDGIKAVKGGSYCTTPARANGATRGACPSNQSRCWLGFRPIINIIHN from the coding sequence ATGATTCAAAAATTGAACGTAAAGTTTAGCCTATGTATTTCCTATCTAATTGTTAATCTGTTTTTTATACTAAATATCCATGCGCAGCCGATTCTTAGCAAAAAATTACAAAAAGAACTGTCTGAGTTTGTTTGGATAGATCAAAAAACAGAAAAACACGTTGTGTTAGGCACTCATTTAGAGCCGGAGCCGGGTTCTAAACCTTTGGATCTCAAGCTACCTGAACATTATGAGCCTATTACAGATACTTTTTTGTTTCAGAGTGCTTTTGTCTCTAAAACGGAGGTTACTGCTGCTCAATATGCTTTATTTCTGAAAGACAGTTTACAATTAGCCAGAAATGATAGCAATGCCATTCGGTTGCTACTGCCTGATTGTAATCCTGAAGTGCTTTTTCCGAATTACTGTATGCCGGAGTCCAATAAACTCATCAAACTTACCCAGTATAGCCAATATCCGGTTGTTTGTGTCAATTATGCCCAAGTGAGTGCTTATTGCACTTGGCTAACGAATCGTTTGAATAGATTGGTTTTATCTGATAAAAATACTCCTGCCTTTTCTTTTGAGGCGCGAATCCCTTCAGATTTAGAATATGAATTTTTAATGGGCAAAGACCTTTCCGCTATTCGGGATAACTGTGGTGCTTTTCCGATAGGTTTGGGAAATAACCCACAACTTACTGAATCAGATGGTTTTATGTTTTTGAATCCTGTACGGGCTTTTCCGGCTAATTCTCTTGGGTTATTTGGTTTGTATGGAAATGCTTCAGAATGGGCACAAGACGATTTGGGGCAGGTTATCGCCAGAGACATCCAAATATACAGAGCAGCCACCAATGAACTCCGAGATAATTCTTTAATTAACATCCCCACACCGGTAGAAGACCCCCAAAACTATGAAGAACTTTACACTCAATTTGATGGTATTAAGGCAGTTAAAGGTGGGTCATATTGCACTACTCCCGCTCGAGCCAATGGTGCTACACGAGGTGCGTGCCCAAGCAATCAAAGTAGATGTTGGTTAGGTTTTAGACCAATAATCAATATCATCCATAATTGA
- a CDS encoding GMC family oxidoreductase, translating into MIYDFIVVGSGASGGVIAHHLHQSGSKVLLLEAGKFYRKDTFPRTEAAYSAQLFWGGGLEFDKHATTAFLRARVVGGTTIVNQCLLDRFDEIAWHDWKNQTGVPYFSIPEMLPYYDRVESLLDLYTFKESDRNRNAQIFSRACTELGYEWKYLRRGMDDCQFENGNDCIGCLGGCHRDSKQSTLVAAIQKAEATGLTIQPETEVQKIEHFPDKVRLYVTTPQGQSELNTRRVVLAGGSFGTTQMLLKSGFKQKLPALGKNFCQHPQYMSFGIFKDPVDAHKGSFQSVCSADPNFRKQGFKLENVFAPPISIGMLFSVYGKTHQDLMKKYRHLACIEVAVRDEPAGTIDVDKKGKLSINKPLTQQDQNRINAGLQVIDKIFHQAGAVEIVRSPFYFGLHLMGGCAIGTDVRTAVVNPDFQLFDFPNISIADASIFPQAPGINPSLTIMALSQRCGEILEKTT; encoded by the coding sequence ATGATATACGATTTTATTGTTGTAGGTTCTGGGGCAAGCGGCGGGGTAATTGCTCATCATTTGCATCAAAGCGGATCCAAAGTATTGCTCTTGGAGGCAGGTAAGTTTTATCGCAAAGATACTTTTCCGCGCACAGAGGCGGCGTATTCAGCCCAGTTATTTTGGGGTGGAGGCTTAGAATTTGACAAGCACGCTACTACTGCTTTCTTACGCGCACGAGTCGTAGGCGGAACTACCATCGTAAATCAATGTTTATTAGACCGTTTCGATGAAATCGCTTGGCATGACTGGAAAAATCAAACCGGCGTTCCTTACTTTTCTATTCCCGAAATGCTCCCCTACTATGACCGCGTAGAAAGCCTTTTAGACCTCTATACCTTTAAAGAATCAGATAGAAATAGAAACGCGCAGATTTTTTCCCGTGCTTGCACAGAATTGGGCTACGAATGGAAATACCTAAGACGCGGGATGGACGACTGCCAGTTTGAAAACGGTAACGACTGTATCGGATGCTTAGGCGGCTGCCACAGAGATTCTAAGCAAAGCACATTAGTTGCGGCCATCCAAAAGGCAGAAGCAACCGGCCTAACTATCCAACCAGAAACAGAAGTACAGAAAATAGAACATTTCCCGGATAAAGTTCGCTTGTACGTTACCACCCCACAGGGACAATCTGAGCTGAATACCAGACGAGTTGTCTTAGCCGGCGGGAGTTTCGGCACTACCCAAATGCTCCTAAAATCAGGATTTAAACAAAAATTACCGGCATTGGGAAAAAACTTTTGTCAGCATCCACAATATATGTCATTTGGAATCTTCAAAGACCCCGTAGATGCTCATAAAGGCTCTTTTCAAAGCGTCTGTTCCGCTGACCCTAATTTCAGAAAACAAGGCTTCAAGTTAGAAAATGTATTTGCACCGCCAATATCTATTGGGATGCTTTTTAGTGTTTATGGTAAAACTCACCAAGACTTGATGAAAAAATATCGGCATCTCGCCTGCATAGAAGTTGCTGTTCGGGATGAACCAGCCGGAACTATTGACGTTGATAAAAAAGGAAAACTATCTATCAACAAACCACTTACACAACAAGACCAAAATCGGATTAATGCCGGACTTCAAGTAATTGACAAGATTTTTCATCAAGCTGGAGCCGTAGAGATTGTGCGTTCACCATTTTATTTTGGTTTACACCTCATGGGAGGTTGTGCCATCGGAACGGATGTTAGAACGGCAGTAGTAAATCCTGATTTTCAGCTATTTGACTTTCCTAATATTTCAATAGCAGATGCAAGTATTTTCCCTCAAGCTCCCGGAATCAACCCTTCTCTGACAATTATGGCACTCTCCCAACGCTGTGGAGAAATTTTGGAAAAAACAACGTAA
- a CDS encoding KpsF/GutQ family sugar-phosphate isomerase, with product MEKAIQDAQEVLRIEIEAIQTVSNQLTDSFESLIACLLNCKGRIIVTGVGKSGHIGQKVVATFNSTGTPAMFMHANEAIHGDLGMVLPPDIVIVLSKSGNTPEIRNLVPIIRSRGNIIVGIVGNKESYLAQVSDFLVDVSVTQEACPNNLAPTSSTTATLAACDAIAVCLLKRRSFSAEEFAAVHPGGSLGKKLYLHVSDIMRNPFPSVKIDADLSEIILTITSGRMGATAVLNPNGELAGIITDGDLRRMLQQNTQPFYQKANTLMTPNPLTIEANQLAYNALLHMEKYAIMQLIVVQPPNIPIGMVHLHDIIREGIR from the coding sequence GTGGAAAAAGCCATCCAAGATGCACAAGAAGTGCTCCGCATTGAGATAGAAGCGATACAAACTGTTTCTAACCAATTAACAGATAGTTTCGAGTCATTAATAGCCTGCTTATTAAACTGTAAAGGTCGAATTATCGTTACAGGAGTAGGTAAAAGTGGGCATATTGGCCAAAAAGTAGTTGCTACGTTTAACTCGACCGGCACTCCCGCGATGTTTATGCACGCAAACGAAGCCATTCACGGAGATTTAGGAATGGTACTGCCGCCGGATATTGTTATTGTATTGTCTAAAAGTGGTAACACACCGGAAATCAGGAACTTAGTACCTATAATTCGTTCACGTGGCAATATTATTGTTGGGATAGTAGGAAACAAAGAATCCTATTTAGCACAAGTTTCGGATTTTTTAGTAGATGTTTCCGTAACCCAAGAGGCTTGCCCTAATAACTTAGCACCTACTTCTTCTACAACGGCTACCTTAGCTGCCTGTGATGCCATTGCAGTTTGTTTGCTGAAAAGGCGCTCTTTTTCGGCAGAAGAGTTTGCTGCGGTTCACCCCGGCGGATCTTTGGGTAAAAAACTGTATTTACACGTTTCTGATATTATGCGCAACCCATTTCCATCCGTAAAAATAGATGCAGACCTTTCCGAAATTATCTTAACAATAACAAGTGGACGCATGGGAGCTACGGCAGTGCTAAACCCCAATGGAGAATTAGCCGGAATCATTACTGACGGAGACCTCCGCAGAATGTTACAACAAAATACACAACCATTTTACCAAAAAGCCAATACATTAATGACCCCAAACCCACTGACTATAGAAGCTAACCAACTGGCCTACAATGCGTTGCTACACATGGAAAAATATGCTATTATGCAGCTTATTGTTGTTCAGCCCCCGAATATACCCATAGGAATGGTTCATTTACATGATATTATCCGTGAAGGAATACGTTAA
- a CDS encoding nucleotidyltransferase family protein, whose translation MTSSLHPTAAIILAGGKSERMQKPKPFLPFDAKTTFLEHLIELYKELPVTQIVVVLNKSYHNLIPDNFLFEDITFIFNEDPDLGRLHSVKLGIQTIVSAQATFIQNIDNPLVAKESLNLLMQHLPQEGYLIPVCDNLHGHPILISQELFPKILLSPNSKTLRDVLFTEKKYFVNVPDKGILININTPEDYQKYFQISY comes from the coding sequence ATGACTTCATCATTGCATCCAACTGCCGCTATTATTTTGGCCGGCGGAAAATCTGAACGAATGCAAAAACCCAAACCCTTTTTGCCATTTGATGCAAAAACAACCTTTTTAGAACATCTTATTGAACTTTATAAGGAATTACCTGTAACTCAAATAGTAGTAGTTTTAAATAAATCCTACCATAACCTTATCCCAGACAATTTTCTTTTTGAAGATATAACCTTCATCTTTAATGAGGATCCGGATTTAGGGCGCTTGCACTCAGTCAAATTGGGAATCCAGACAATCGTTTCTGCACAAGCAACTTTCATTCAAAATATTGATAATCCGTTAGTTGCCAAAGAAAGCCTTAATTTGCTAATGCAGCATTTACCTCAAGAGGGTTATCTTATTCCGGTTTGTGATAACCTTCATGGGCATCCGATTCTTATTTCTCAAGAATTATTTCCCAAGATTTTACTATCACCAAATTCAAAAACACTTCGAGATGTTTTGTTTACCGAAAAAAAATACTTCGTAAATGTGCCGGATAAAGGAATCCTGATAAACATCAACACTCCGGAAGATTATCAAAAATACTTTCAGATAAGTTATTAG